In Malus sylvestris chromosome 16, drMalSylv7.2, whole genome shotgun sequence, the following are encoded in one genomic region:
- the LOC126608871 gene encoding serine/threonine-protein kinase STY13-like: MDSRTSENVEVADVPNMVDHLKGNMKSKLRSAGSVSFKEVEPNITGTGSISNKEMIFRADKIDLKNLDIQLEKHLSRVWSKNIERTRPKEEWEIDLAKLEIRYIVARGTYGTVFRGTYDDQDVAVKLLDWGEDSYATVAETAALRASFQKEVAVWHKLDHPNVTKFIGVSMGTSDLKIPTKGSSSDGVISHPARACCVIVEYVAGGTLKQYLIRNRHKKLAFKVVVQLALDLSRGLSYLHSQKIVHRDVKTENMLLDTRINLKIADFGVARVEAQNPRDMTGETGTLGYMAPEVLDGKPYNRRCDVYSFGICLWEIYCCDMPYPDLSFADVSSAVVRQNLRPEIPKCCPSSLANIMRMCWDGNADKRPEMGEVVKLLEAIDTSKGGGMIPEDRSPGCFCFAPTRGP; encoded by the exons ATGGATTCAAGGACAAGTGAGAATGTTGAAGTTGCGGATGTACCAAACATGGTGGATCACTTGAAAGGTAATATGAAGTCAAAGCTCAGAAGTGCAGGGAGTGTGAGTTTCAAAGAGGTGGAACCAAATATTACGGGCACAGGAAGTATTAGTAACAAAGAGATGATCTTCCGAGCGGATAAAATCGATTTGAAGAACTTAGATATACAGCTTGAGAAGCATTTGAGCCGGGTTTGGTCCAAAAACATTGAGAGAACCAGGCCTAAGGAAGAATGGGAGATTGATTTAGCTAAATTGGAAATAAGATACATTGTAGCTCGAGGGACCTATGGTACCGTATTCAGGGGTACCTATGACGATCAAGATGTTGCAG TGAAGCTGTTGGACTGGGGGGAGGACAGCTATGCCACAGTTGCTGAAACTGCTGCTCTGCGGGCATCGTTTCAAAAAGAAGTTGCTGTTTGGCACAAGCTTGACCATCCTAATGTTACAAAG TTCATTGGAGTTTCAATGGGAACTTCAGATCTTAAGATTCCTACAAAAGGCTCTTCAAGTGACGGTGTAATTTCACATCCTGCTAGAGCATGTTGTGTTATTGTGGAGTACGTCGCTGGTGGGACACTAAAGCAGTACTTGATAAGAAATAGGCATAAGAAACTTGCCTTTAAGGTTGTGGTCCAACTTGCTTTGGACCTTTCTAGAGG TCTTAGCTATCTGCATTCTCAGAAGATTGTACACCGTGATGTCAAGACAGAGAATATGCTACTTGATACTCGCATAAACCTTAAAATAGCTGATTTTGGTGTCGCTCGTGTTGAAGCTCAGAATCCAAGGGACATGACTGGTGAAACTGGTACCCTTGGATACATGGCTCCAGAG GTTTTGGATGGTAAGCCTTACAATAGAAGATGTGATGTCTATAGCTTTGGCATATGTCTATGGGAAATTTATTGCTGCGACATGCCCTACCCGGATCTTAGCTTTGCTGATGTATCATCTGCGGTTGTTCGGCAG AACCTACGGCCAGAAATCCCCAAATGTTGTCCAAGTTCTTTGGCAAACATCATGCGCATGTGCTGGGATGGAAATGCAGATAAACGTCCCGAAATGGGTGAGGTGGTGAAACTGTTGGAAGCAATTGATACGAGCAAAGGAGGCGGAATGATACCTGAAGACCGTTCTCCGGGCTGTTTTTGTTTTGCTCCCACTCGCGGTCCATGA
- the LOC126608869 gene encoding protein tesmin/TSO1-like CXC 2 isoform X2 yields the protein MDTPERNQIGTPKAKFEDSPVFNYINSLSPIKPVKSVHITQTFSSLGFASLPSVFTSPHVSSHKESRFLRGHNPSDPSKSESSLESGNKVSTNEDAAELCINSAELHEDCVPGDSIGEASVEPRNEHSKFVIELPRNLKYDCGSPECGATTRCGTEAGCESEVADLSAPLVPYVQKTSENGSSDDGAHLQNICQSEQRNELTGCDWESLISGASDLLIFDSPNGSEAFRGIMQNPLDSVTRFCNSLMPRLSQNETADEQNVLVLDTIVSGEQPETEDPSSQYGEASQPEDTELMQDHLNSCMVSSQIEKEDNNLEAPMQFNCKPGLNLHRGLRRRCLDFEMVGARRKSLDNVPNSSSSMLSQSDEKVTTNDKQLVPMKPGGESSRCILPGIGLHLNALATTSKDYKTIKRENMAYGRQLSLPNLTAPANSPTAGQGPGHESFSSASSERDMDGTENGVQLLQDASQEPAFLANEEFNQNSPKKKRPKFEQAGETESSCKRCNCKKSKCLKLYCECFAAGVYCIEPCSCQECFNKPIHEDTVLATRKQIESRNPLAFAPKVIRNADPVPEYGEESSKTPASARHKRGCNCKKSSCLKKYCECYQGGVGCSISCRCEGCKNTFGRKDETEADEEEAEACGKSVAENHQQKNEIQENEEQHQDSALPTTPLRLSRQLVSLPFSSKNKPPRSSVFSIGSSSRLYTSQKLGILCPETKFERHIQAVPEDEMPEILQGDGSPSTGIKTASPNGKRVCPPNREFAPSPGRRAGRKLILQSIPSFPSLTPQN from the exons ATGGACACCCCAGAGAGAAACCAGATCGGCACCCCCAAGGCCAAATTTGAG GATTCTCCTGTGTTTAACTATATCAATAGTCTTTCTCCTATCAAGCCTGTGAAGTCTGTTCACATTACTCAGACGTTCAGCTCACTCGGTTTCGCATCCCTCCCTTCCGTCTTCACTTCGCCCCATGTCAGCTCTCACAAGGAATCCAGGTTCCTGAGGGG GCATAACCCTTCTGATCCGTCAAAATCCGAGTCCTCTCTGGAAAGTGGAAATAAAGTCTCTACGAATGAAGATGCGGCCGAACTCTGTATTAACTCAGCAGAGTTACATGAGGATTGTGTTCCAGGGGATTCTATTGGAGAAGCTTCTGTTGAGCCACGTAATGAGCACTCAAAGTTTGTAATTGAGCTGCCGCGAAATTTGAAATATGACTGTGGTAGCCCTGAGTGTGGAGCAACAACTCGTTGTGGTACTGAGGCAGGTTGTGAGTCGGAAGTGGCTGACTTGTCAGCTCCACTCGTTCCATACGTTCAAAAGACCTCTGAAAATGGTTCTTCCGATGATGGAGCACATCTACAGAACATATGTCAGAGTGAGCAAAGAAACGAATTGACAGGCTGTGATTGGGAGAGTTTGATCTCTGGTGCTAGCGACCTATTAATTTTCGATTCCCCCAATGGCTCAGAGGCTTTTAGGGGGATAATGCAGAATCCTCTGGACTCCGTAACAAGATTCTGTAATTCTCTGATGCCGCGACTCTCACAGAATGAAACTGCTGATGAGCAAAACGTGCTAGTCCTTGATACAATTGTTTCCGGAGAACAGCCTGAAACtgaagatccttcatctcaataTGGAGAAGCTAGTCAGCCGGAAGACACAGAACTGATGCAGGACCATTTGAATAGTTGTATGGTTAGCAGTCAAATCGAGAAAGAAGATAATAACTTGGAAGCACCCATGCAGTTCAATTGTAAG CCTGGTTTAAATTTGCATCGTGGTTTGCGAAGGCGCTGTCTAGATTTTGAGATGGTGGGAGCGCGCAGGAAGAGTTTAGACAATGTTCCAAATTCTAGTTCTTCTATGTTATCTCAATCTGATGAAAAAGTCACCACAAATGATAAGCAACTTGTTCCAATGAAACCTGGTGGTGAATCTTCACGGTGCATCTTACCTGGAATTGGTTTGCACTTAAATGCTCTTGCAACAACCTCAAAAGATTACAAAACCATTAAGCGTGAAAATATGGCCTATGGTAGACAACTAAGTTTGCCCAACCTCACTGCCCCTGCTAATTCCCCCACAGCTGGTCAAGGACCTGGTCATGAATCTTTCTCTTCAGCTTCTTCTGAAAGGGACATGGATGGCACCGAAAATGGGGTTCAACTGCTGCAAGATGCTTCCCAAGAACCTGCATTTTTAGCTAATGAAGAGTTTAACCAGAATAGCCCGAAAAAGAAGAG GCCCAAGTTTGAACAAGCTGGAGAAACCGAGTCTTCTTGCAAACGTTGCAACTGTAAAAAGTCAAAGTGTCTGAAACT ttactgtgaatgctttgctGCTGGTGTCTACTGCATAGAGCCATGTTCATGTCAAGAATGCTTCAACAAGCCTATTCATGAAGATACTGTTCTTGCAACTCGTAAACAGATTGAGTCTCGCAACCCACTTGCTTTTGCTCCGAAAGTGATTAGGAACGCTGATCCTGTTCCTGAATATGGG GAGGAGTCCAGCAAGACCCCAGCTTCTGCGCGACATAAAAGAGGATGCAACTGCAAGAAATCAAGTTGCCTGAAAAAATACTGTGAATGCTATCAG GGCGGTGTTGGATGCTCCATTAGCTGCAGATGTGAGGGCTGTAAGAATACATTTGGTAGAAAGGATG AAACCGAGgcagatgaagaagaagcagaagcaTGCGGAAAGAGTGTGGCTGAAAATCATCAACAGAAAAACGAAATTCAGGAAAATGAAGAGCAGCACCAGGATTCTGCTCTTCCCACAACGCCATTACGGCTTTCCAG ACAATTGGTCTCGCTGCCGTTTTCATCAAAGAACAAACCCCCGCGATCTTCTGTTTTTAGCATTGGATCCTCTTCTAGATTGTATACAAGCCAGAAACTTGGGATTCTGTGCCCTGAAACCAAGTTTGAGAGACACATCCAAGCAGTTCCAGAGGATGAAATGCCAGAGATTCTTCAAGGAGATGGGTCACCCAGCACTGGCATCAAGACTGCTTC
- the LOC126608869 gene encoding protein tesmin/TSO1-like CXC 2 isoform X1: MDTPERNQIGTPKAKFEDSPVFNYINSLSPIKPVKSVHITQTFSSLGFASLPSVFTSPHVSSHKESRFLRGHNPSDPSKSESSLESGNKVSTNEDAAELCINSAELHEDCVPGDSIGEASVEPRNEHSKFVIELPRNLKYDCGSPECGATTRCGTEAGCESEVADLSAPLVPYVQKTSENGSSDDGAHLQNICQSEQRNELTGCDWESLISGASDLLIFDSPNGSEAFRGIMQNPLDSVTRFCNSLMPRLSQNETADEQNVLVLDTIVSGEQPETEDPSSQYGEASQPEDTELMQDHLNSCMVSSQIEKEDNNLEAPMQFNCKPGLNLHRGLRRRCLDFEMVGARRKSLDNVPNSSSSMLSQSDEKVTTNDKQLVPMKPGGESSRCILPGIGLHLNALATTSKDYKTIKRENMAYGRQLSLPNLTAPANSPTAGQGPGHESFSSASSERDMDGTENGVQLLQDASQEPAFLANEEFNQNSPKKKRPKFEQAGETESSCKRCNCKKSKCLKLYCECFAAGVYCIEPCSCQECFNKPIHEDTVLATRKQIESRNPLAFAPKVIRNADPVPEYGEESSKTPASARHKRGCNCKKSSCLKKYCECYQGGVGCSISCRCEGCKNTFGRKDGSFMLTETEADEEEAEACGKSVAENHQQKNEIQENEEQHQDSALPTTPLRLSRQLVSLPFSSKNKPPRSSVFSIGSSSRLYTSQKLGILCPETKFERHIQAVPEDEMPEILQGDGSPSTGIKTASPNGKRVCPPNREFAPSPGRRAGRKLILQSIPSFPSLTPQN, from the exons ATGGACACCCCAGAGAGAAACCAGATCGGCACCCCCAAGGCCAAATTTGAG GATTCTCCTGTGTTTAACTATATCAATAGTCTTTCTCCTATCAAGCCTGTGAAGTCTGTTCACATTACTCAGACGTTCAGCTCACTCGGTTTCGCATCCCTCCCTTCCGTCTTCACTTCGCCCCATGTCAGCTCTCACAAGGAATCCAGGTTCCTGAGGGG GCATAACCCTTCTGATCCGTCAAAATCCGAGTCCTCTCTGGAAAGTGGAAATAAAGTCTCTACGAATGAAGATGCGGCCGAACTCTGTATTAACTCAGCAGAGTTACATGAGGATTGTGTTCCAGGGGATTCTATTGGAGAAGCTTCTGTTGAGCCACGTAATGAGCACTCAAAGTTTGTAATTGAGCTGCCGCGAAATTTGAAATATGACTGTGGTAGCCCTGAGTGTGGAGCAACAACTCGTTGTGGTACTGAGGCAGGTTGTGAGTCGGAAGTGGCTGACTTGTCAGCTCCACTCGTTCCATACGTTCAAAAGACCTCTGAAAATGGTTCTTCCGATGATGGAGCACATCTACAGAACATATGTCAGAGTGAGCAAAGAAACGAATTGACAGGCTGTGATTGGGAGAGTTTGATCTCTGGTGCTAGCGACCTATTAATTTTCGATTCCCCCAATGGCTCAGAGGCTTTTAGGGGGATAATGCAGAATCCTCTGGACTCCGTAACAAGATTCTGTAATTCTCTGATGCCGCGACTCTCACAGAATGAAACTGCTGATGAGCAAAACGTGCTAGTCCTTGATACAATTGTTTCCGGAGAACAGCCTGAAACtgaagatccttcatctcaataTGGAGAAGCTAGTCAGCCGGAAGACACAGAACTGATGCAGGACCATTTGAATAGTTGTATGGTTAGCAGTCAAATCGAGAAAGAAGATAATAACTTGGAAGCACCCATGCAGTTCAATTGTAAG CCTGGTTTAAATTTGCATCGTGGTTTGCGAAGGCGCTGTCTAGATTTTGAGATGGTGGGAGCGCGCAGGAAGAGTTTAGACAATGTTCCAAATTCTAGTTCTTCTATGTTATCTCAATCTGATGAAAAAGTCACCACAAATGATAAGCAACTTGTTCCAATGAAACCTGGTGGTGAATCTTCACGGTGCATCTTACCTGGAATTGGTTTGCACTTAAATGCTCTTGCAACAACCTCAAAAGATTACAAAACCATTAAGCGTGAAAATATGGCCTATGGTAGACAACTAAGTTTGCCCAACCTCACTGCCCCTGCTAATTCCCCCACAGCTGGTCAAGGACCTGGTCATGAATCTTTCTCTTCAGCTTCTTCTGAAAGGGACATGGATGGCACCGAAAATGGGGTTCAACTGCTGCAAGATGCTTCCCAAGAACCTGCATTTTTAGCTAATGAAGAGTTTAACCAGAATAGCCCGAAAAAGAAGAG GCCCAAGTTTGAACAAGCTGGAGAAACCGAGTCTTCTTGCAAACGTTGCAACTGTAAAAAGTCAAAGTGTCTGAAACT ttactgtgaatgctttgctGCTGGTGTCTACTGCATAGAGCCATGTTCATGTCAAGAATGCTTCAACAAGCCTATTCATGAAGATACTGTTCTTGCAACTCGTAAACAGATTGAGTCTCGCAACCCACTTGCTTTTGCTCCGAAAGTGATTAGGAACGCTGATCCTGTTCCTGAATATGGG GAGGAGTCCAGCAAGACCCCAGCTTCTGCGCGACATAAAAGAGGATGCAACTGCAAGAAATCAAGTTGCCTGAAAAAATACTGTGAATGCTATCAG GGCGGTGTTGGATGCTCCATTAGCTGCAGATGTGAGGGCTGTAAGAATACATTTGGTAGAAAGGATG GGTCTTTTATGTTAACAGAAACCGAGgcagatgaagaagaagcagaagcaTGCGGAAAGAGTGTGGCTGAAAATCATCAACAGAAAAACGAAATTCAGGAAAATGAAGAGCAGCACCAGGATTCTGCTCTTCCCACAACGCCATTACGGCTTTCCAG ACAATTGGTCTCGCTGCCGTTTTCATCAAAGAACAAACCCCCGCGATCTTCTGTTTTTAGCATTGGATCCTCTTCTAGATTGTATACAAGCCAGAAACTTGGGATTCTGTGCCCTGAAACCAAGTTTGAGAGACACATCCAAGCAGTTCCAGAGGATGAAATGCCAGAGATTCTTCAAGGAGATGGGTCACCCAGCACTGGCATCAAGACTGCTTC